The DNA window ATCCCAGATTTTCGAGAGCCATAAATCTTTGTCCATGTCATGCGGGATTGAAGCCCTCTGCTTGTGCCTCGTCAACAGTTTTGCGGAACCTGTCGCCTTTTGCCGGAATTATGCGCGTATTTTTGTAGCCGTCATTGCCGGGAACGTAATATATCCGCCTGCCGTCATCATAGACTTTGCATTTTACATACGGGAAATTTGCGAACGGGAAATTTTCTTTTGACCCCGCCCCGAAATTTTGCAGAATGTGCCGCGCCTTTTCGCTTACGTTATGAGATGTTATGCACAATGCGCTGACGTTATACTTTGGGTTGTACATCTTGTAGTGTACCGCCCTTCCTATGAGGGTATACGCGGCGTTGTGGTTCACGTCCCTTGCGGCCTCTGTAGTTACGGCTAAGATTTGCCCTTGCCTGCTGCATATTATGCGCTTGTCGTCCTCGTAGCGGACATTCCAGCCCCTGCGCTCGTAAAGGTAGCCGATGTAGAAATTATAGCGATCATTGACTCCCATTGCCCCGTGAGCGTGAATATACCTGTTCCAGAATCCCGCCTCATCAGGCCCGCCCGTGTTGTCTGCGTATTCAGTCTCAATGATAAAATCCTGCGCCGGGTAAAGCACCGGGATATTCTGCGGCTGTGCTGTCTGTGCTTTTTGCGGACTGGGTTCGGGACGCTCTGCAATCTTTTTCCGTAATGACTCGTTGTCTGCCTGCAATCTTTCTTTTTCTGACTGAAGCGACTCATTATCTGCCTGCAATAAATTTTTTTCCGACATCAGCGACTCTTTCTCAGCCCTCAAAGCCTCATTCATTCCGCGTAATGTCTCGTTCGTTGCTCTCAGCCTGATTCTTTCGGTCTCAGCGCGTGTATATTCCCCGTAAAGCTCATCAATATTCCGGTGAAGCCTCTGCAATTCTTCTCTTGTCATTTCTCTGTCTCCCTAAAAAAATTCCCCCCGGCGTGAAATTTCCCGGAGGGGTTTACGTGAGATTATTACGCGATAAAGCTGACTCTCTTCTTTGTCCTGGCATTTTCCCTCATCAGCGGCGCGTCAGTTTCTTCATGGCCGTTATTCTTCTCTTGAGACTTCACGAAAGAGTCGCCCGGATTATTCCTGCGCTGCCCTTCGCGTTCGTCATTCTCGGTTTTTCGGTGGACTCTCTGCATTTCGGCGGCGGCATCGCTGGCCTGTACTCTTTGCACCTGCCTTATTCCCTCGCGGACTATCTCCTGAGTCTGTCCTGTGTCCTGAGCGGCGGCTAGTGCGTTCGGGGCGTGATGGGTCATTGCCTCGACATTCATATTTGACATTATCATGCTTACGGGCTGCATAATTTATCCCCCTCCGAGTTTCCCGGCCATGTAATCATACGGCACTAATGCTATTGTCCTGTTCTCATCGTCAGCAATGAAGGCCGTGTACTTGCAGACCTCATGAACGATATACGTCAATCCCCTGACTGTTACGACCGCGCCGGGGTAGCATATATCCTTCACGCGGACTATTCCCTTGTCGCGGACTAGGGCTATTTGTTCCTCAAGCGCGTCAAGCTCTTTCTGCATTCCTGCCCTTGCTGCCTGAAGCTGAAATTTCATTTTCGTCAAGTCCATCATCATGGCGCGTTTTTTGTCGTCAAGTTTTCCGGCGGCCTCAAGTTTTTTCAGCAGTATCATATTTGGCTCTAAGCGTTCGAGATTCTCATCACAGCGTTTTATTTCGGTTGAGAATATTTTTCGCCTCTCTAACTGTTCCGGGGGGAGTCCTACAACGACTTCCGTTTTTGTTCCCATTTCAGAGCCGAGAACGTTGCAGGCTACCTCTAATCCGGCCTCGATTCTTCCTCCTGCTATCTGGGAATGCTTGCCGCTTCCGAGAGCCATTACAGCCGTCTGCGCGTAAAGCCTGCTGTGAAGTATTGCGTTTTTGACGAGGATTGTTCCTCCGCTGCGTATTGTTGCCTGATCGCCGAAACTGAGCGAAATATCGCCGTTAGCCCGGACTGTTCCGCGTCCCATTCCCCGGACTCCGCCCTGAATGACTATAACGCCCTGGCTGTCGATATCTGCGCCTTCTACAGGGCCGTTTACTGTGATATTGCCCTGCGCTACAACGTGGAAGCCGTCCCGGACAGCCCCGGTGATTTTCACAGCCCCGGTGAAGTCAATGCTCCCTATCGCGAAATCTATATCCTGATGAATGTCAAGCTCAGGGAGGACAACGAGCCGCCCGCGTTCATTCTTTAGCTGGCCTTCTGCGGTTGCGATAAGGACGAGGGGATTCGTTTCGTCGCGCTTGAGTCCCTCGCCGAACGAGAAATCTACATTTTTGACAGCCTTAGCTTTTGCTACATTCCCGGTAACGTCGACTCCGTTTTTGCCGTTGACTAAAGGATGCTTTACGGCGATTTCCTGCCCCGGGTGAACCGTAACGATTGTGCTGCGGCTCCAAAAGTCTATCTTCTCATCATCACGGACATCAAAAGGCTTGTCGGGGTCTTTGATGAGTTCTATTTCTGCGTCTCTGCCCTCAATCGGCGGTGTTCCTGTGGCGACTATTACGGCCTCATTCTTGAGTTTCCGCGCTAACAACGACTGTATAGCCTCATCGCTGACTCCTACTTTCACGCCGTGTGCTGTGAGACTCTGTTTCACCTCGTCAACAGTCGGCCAAGGCTTTGTGAAAAACGGCGGCTCAATCGCTACGGAGGCATTCATTTTGTCTTTGTCTAGGGTTACGAGAATTTTTGCGTTTTTCTCAAGCGACTCGCTCCGTCCGCAGATCTTGCACATTGCCTTGTCTTTAATGAATTTCCGCACGGCTTTGAAGTCATAGCGGGCAATCCCCCATTCTTTGAGGAAGGCGTACAAATCATTCTCGTTGAAATTTTCCGGCTTCCAGCATGACAGATATATTCCGTCCTCGTGAGCTTCAAGAAAGAAATTATCCTTGTCTAACAAAAATCTCACCCCCTCTACATTTCGTTGAGCTTCCTGCGTAAAATCGTGCGGAGCATTGCCAGCCCCTTCCCGTGAATCTGAGACACCCGGCTTTCTGACACTCCCATAACCGCGCCGATCTCCTTCAGCGTGAGTCCCTCGTAGTAATACAGACTCAGCATCTGCCGCTCACGTTCGGGGAGTTCCGCTAGTGCCTCGGCTAACTGCTGCTTTTCGCTCTCATCGTCGAGTCTGTCCTCGGCTGTCTCGCGGTCGTCCGCAAGAGTCGCGCCCGTGTCAACATCACCGTCATCAAGCGGCGTTGTGTCGTCAAGAGATGTGATATATCCGCGTGAGGCAAGGTCTTGAATCTCGTAGTACTCATCCTCGGAGACTCCCATTTCGGCCATGATGAGCGAGTCATTCATTTCGCCTTTGTCGCGCAAAACTTTCTCCATTGCGCGGTTGAACTTCTGCACTTTCTCGCGGCCTGTGCGTGAAAACCAGTCGCATTTTCTCAGCTCGTCAAGAATCGCGCCGCGTATCCGGGGGATTGCGTATGTCTGAAAAACGTAGCCCTTTGACGGGTCGAATTTCTCTACCGCGTCCATAAGCCCGAATACCCCGAACGATATTATGTCCTCATAGTCGAGTCCCTGCGGAGGAGTTACGGCCATTCTTCCGACAACATACTTTATCAGCGGCAAATACTGCATGATTAACTCATCGCGCCCCTGCCCGGTGCCGGTATATTTCTGCCACAAGGCTTTTTCTTGTGCTGTCGTCATCCCATTAAATTTCGCTGACTCCTTTCCCAAGAGTCTTTACCTTCAGCATCCAGTTGCTTGTGGAAAATTCTATAGTCCGTCCCTTGTTGCCGCCTGTGTCTGACGCAATGAGGGCGATACCCATCCGGGCGAGTCGTTTCTTTGTCTCTGATACGTTCTTTGCGCCGACTGTGAGAAATTCCGCGCTTGCTCCCGGAAGTGAGAACATCTGCGCGCCTCCTGCGATTTTCGCCTTTATGCGGGGGCGTGTGGCTCCTTTCTTGAGCATTTCTTCAATGATTGCCGGGACTGCTGTATCCGCGAACTTTCCGACTTTTTCCGAACCGTGAAGGCCGCGGCTGTCAGGCAGCATTATGTGAGCCATTCCCGCGACTTTCGCGAACGAGTCATAGACTACAAGCCCGATACATGAACCTAGTCCGAGCGTGATTAACTTTACGGGGGCTGATACAACCATCAAATCAGCCATTCCCAAAACTATACTGCTTTCAGCCATCAAACCACCTTCAGCTTTCTCAGTAAAAGCTCCAATGAATCCGGGTCAGGTATCAGGATTATATGACCCGAAATTTTATGCCCTTCCTCTAATCCCTCGACTTTCAGCTCAGTGTTCACAAGTAAAGCAGTCTCGCCCATCTGCCCGTATATTGACGCAACGACATCAAGAATTGAGCTTAACATGTCATGAGCAACGCCGGGGACGCTTATTTGATGCTGAGTCCCTAACAGCATATTTATCGCGTTGAGGAATGATGACAGGACTATATTTCCGACCTCACTTAATGCGCTGTCGGTCATCTCCTGCGGGACTTCCCCGGCCGGAATGAACGTCCCGAACTGCTGTTTGAGGAGCAATTCAACCATCAACTGCGCGTCCTCTTCCGGCTGAATGAATATCAAACTGCACTGAAAACCGCCCGTAGACCGAACGAACACAGCCCCTACAATCTGCAATGGATCTCCGTAATGTTCGCCAAGCTCGTATATTGAGACAAGCTCCGTTTTCGGCACGTCCATATGAATCATGCGCGACAATAATCCGCTGAGGGCTGTTGCGGCGTTTCCTGTGCCGATGTTGCCGACCTCGCGAATCGCGTCAAGCTGTCTTTCGGTGAATGAAACAATGTCAGGCATTATTATTGCACCTCACATATTAGCCCTTTGTCGAGTAGAACGAGGCAACGTCAAGAATCAGTGCTACATTTCCATCACCGAGAATTGTACCGCCCGTAATGCCGTCAATTTTCGACAGGAAGCGACCCAATGACTTTATGACTATTTCCTGCTGGCCGATTAATTCCGAGACAATGAAGCCGATTTTGTTTTTGCCGATTTTCACCACGACAACGGGATATTCGTTGCGGTCATGCTCTACTCCTTCAGAGCCGAGAATATCGCCGAGAATGTTCAGCGACAGCACTTCACCGCGCAATAACGTTGTAGGCTCGCCGTGAACTGTCTTTATGTCATCGCGCCTGACCATTATTGTTTCTTCTACGTTTTCGAGGGAGATTGCGTAAGTTTCTTTTCCGACTTTGATTAACAGCGACAGGACTATAGCGAGAGTCAGCGGCAGGCGAATATATACGTGTGTTCCCTCGTTCTTTTTGCTGGCAAGGTCAAACTGTCCGCCGAGAGCCTCGACTTTCGTTTTCACCGCGTCCATTCCCACACCGCGCCCGGAAAGGTCTGTTATCTGCTTGGCCATGCTGAAGCCGGGCAGTAACACAAGCTGCTGTGCTTCCTCGTCCGACATTATTGCGGCTCTGTCCTCAGTGATGACTCCGCGCTCTATGGCTTTCTGCTTCACTTTGTCGGGGTCAATTCCGGCTCCGTCGTCTGACACCTCAATAACGACTCCGCTTCCCTCCTGATATGCGGCAATTTTGAGCGTACCTTTCTCCGGCTTGCCCAATGCTTTGCGCTCATCGGGATGTTCGATTCCGTGATCCATTGAGTTACGGATTAAGTGAACCATAGGGTCGCCGATTTCGTCAATGACAGTGCGGTCTAATTCTGTGTCTTCTCCCTCAAGCACTAATTCAACGTTTTTGTTGAGGGTCTTGCACAGGTCGCGGATTAGGCGCGGGAATCTGTCGAACGTGAAACTCACAGGCACCATACGCAATTTCGTAACAAGCTCCTGAATGTCGCCTGAAATCCTGCCTAACTGGGACAAAGTATCATCAAACTGTCTCAATCTTGCTTCCTGAACAAGCCGCTCGATTCTTGCGCGTGAGATGACTAACTCGCCTACAAGATTCATCAGCTTGTCGAGCCTGCCAATGTCGACTCTTACGGTCTGGCTTCCCTTCTTGGCTGTGTCTTTCTTTGCGGGAGTCGGTGCTGATGCCTGAGCGGGTGCGGGTGCGGGTGCTGACGGTGCCGGGGCTGGAGCGGGAGTCGGTGCTGATGCCTGAGCGGGTGCGGGCGCGGGTGCTGACGGTGCCGGGGCGGGTGCGGAGGCTTCAGCTTTGACCTCTGTAACTTCCGCTGACTGAACATCGCCGATCTTCTCTATCGCGGCTTTAACTTCCTCAGCAGGCGCGGGAGTCGCTACGTAAACATTGAAGTCAAACTCAAACTCTTCTTTCTCAAGCGCGTCTGTGGGAGGCTCTGCGCGGAAAATTTCGCCCATCTCTTCAAGCCTGTTGACTACCATATACGCCCGGGCAGCTTTGAGAAGACAGCTCTGACTCAGCGTTACATGTACGTTATATGCGTTTGAGCCTTCAGCGTTTGCCTTCTTTGCCCATTCTGAGTCCTGAGACGATACCATTGTCCCGCCGTTGTCAGCAGGAGCAGGAGCCGCGGCAGATGCTACGGGAGCAGGCGCAGGGCCTTCGTTCCTCAAATCGTGAACCATCCCGGAGACATCTATATGCGCGTCATTGCCGCCTCCCCTGATTGCGTCGGCCATTTCCTGCAATGTGTCGAGTCCCTGAAATAGCCTGTTCATGTCGGCCTCAGTAAGCGGGCGCGTTCCCTTCCTCGCAGCGTCTAACCTGTCTTCCATCGCGTGAGTAAGGCCCATCATGTTCGTGAAGCCCATTGTCCCGGCCATGCCCTTTAACGTATGAGCGGCGCGGAAAATCTCGTTTATCACGTCCATGTCGGTCATATTCTTTTCGAGGGCGAGAAGCAAATCATCTAATTTCTGTACGTTGTCGTCAGTCTCATCGAGGAAAGCTCCCAAGTACTGACTCATATCCATATCTGACAAAGTAAATATTTCCCCCTTCGGTTACCCTTTAACGATTCTCACCATAGCGTCAGGAATTTCATCAAGCGGCAGAATCTCATCAACTATTCCCGCGTCAACAGCGGCTTTCGGCATTCCGTAGACAACGCATGTCTTCTGACTCTCGGCAATGACATACGCGCCCCGCTTTTTGAGGGCTATTGCGCCGTCCGTGCCGTCTCTGCCCATTCCCGTAAGTATAACGCAGAGGACATTTCCGGCGTATTCGTCAGCAAGACTCAGGAACATTATATTTGCCGCAGGTTTGACCGAAAGCACCGGGGGAGCGTCCGACAGTGAACACACCGCCGTGCCCTGCCTGCGCTTTATGACGAGATGACTTCCGCCCGGAGCGATTACAGCACGGCCAGGCTTTAGCGTGAGTCCCTCGAAACCTTCAACAACTTCAATCTGCGAGGCCTCATTGAGCCGCTTGGCGAATGACCCGGTGAACTCCTTGGGCATGTGCTGTGTTATGACGATAGGGACGGGAAATTTTTTCGGGAGTTTCGGCATCAGCTCGCTTAACGCCATAGGGCCGCCTGTTGATGAGGCAATCGCTACAATGTCGTAACGCCCTGTTCCCATCATGGGAGGCATCATCCTGCGGAAATCTGTTGCGGGCGCAAGCGGCTTCAGCGGCGCGGCGAATGTTCCTGCGCGTCTCACTTTCGCGGTGCTTGCGGCTATAACCTTGTCGATAATGTCCCGGCCTATCTCTTTGATGTTCAGCGATATAGACCCGGACGGCTTCCCGATAAAGTCAACACAGCCCAGCGCAAGAGCCTTCAATGTAGTCTCGGCTCCTTCCTGAGTCATAGTGCTTACCATAATTACGGGGATAGGGTTAGTCTTCATTATTTCCTCAAGTGCTTTCAGGCCGTCCATGTTGGGCATTTCTACGTCCATCGTAACAATGTCGGGCTTGAGGGCTTTTATCTGCGCTATAGCGTCTTTTCCGTCCCGTGCTGTTCCTGCGACTTCTATGCGCGGGTCTGTCCTCAGAATATCGCTGATGAATTGCCGCATCAATGCGCTGTCATCTACTACAAGTACCCTGATTTTACCATTAGGGGGCATTTCACTTTCTCTGCTGACGGTACAATAATACTACAGCAGATCCGCACCTCCTTTACTGTTTTGTGTGTATGATAATTATAGCTTTAGATTCAGAAATTAACGCACTCTATTTTTTGTCGGCAAATAAAGTTTTCGCCAGCCGCGACAAAAATCCCCTCATGCCCTTTCGCCTGGCCGGGAAATTTTCGTGTTTGACATCGACACCCTCGCACAGCCTCAGCAAATCCCCGGCAAGATTCCTCATACATATTCCGGCACTTGACTCAGGGGCTGACCTGTAGAATATCCTGCAATTTTTGACCGAACGCTCTATAACGTCATCTTTCAGGACATAGCCCAAGTACATAGGCGCGTTCCCAAGAAACTGCATTGAGGCGAGGCGGATTCTTTCGGCGACTTCTTGAGCTTCCCTGCTTGAGCTTGCCATGTTCACAACGAGCATTAATCCTCCTGCTGTGTCTTTGCTTCCCTGCCACGCCGCCGCGCCCAATGACTTTATGACCCCGTAAGCGTCCCGTATGCTAGTCGGCTCAGGTGTCGTAATCAGCAGTGTAATCTCCGAGGCGTAAGCGAACGACAGCACACCGCGGTGAATCCCTGCTCCCGCGTCCATTATGAGATAGTCTGTCATATCCTCAAGCCCCGAAAGAGCGTCAAACAATCTTTCCATCGCGAACTCGTCGAGGTCGGCAATCTCCTTTATACCGTAGCCGCCCGGCAGTAATGACACTGACCCGTTGAGGCTTGTTGCGCGTTCGGAGGTCTTGAAGTGTACGAGAATCTCATTCAGATTCCGCGAGCCTTCTATGAGGTGCGCTATGTTGTAGCGGGCATTGCGGACTCCGCAGAGTATGTCAAGATTCGCCATGCCTAAATCCGCGTCAATGAGTACGACTCTTTTGCCGAAATCAGCAAGCGCGAATGACAGAGCCGCGGCGATGTTGCTTTTCCCGACACCGCCTTTTCCGCTGAGTATTGAGAGAGTGTGCAGTCTCGGCGCGGAGGACTGCGGTTTGTTCTTCTGCATGTTGTCTGTTACCATTCGCCTTAATTCTCCAGCCTGGTCAAGATTGTAATCATCACGATAACGCGGCATAGCCTTAACGCTTCCGTTCTTCTTCTGACTTCATGAGGAAATCAGCAATTCTTGAGCCTGTCGCGGTCTCAATGTCTTTCGGGACGTTCTGCCCTACCGTGAGGAATGAGACGGGGCAGCCCATTACCTGATGTATGTTGAAGATTGAGCCGTAGCTGACTGTCTCATCAAGTTTCGTGAAAAGAAGGTGCGACACCGGGATGTTCGGTATATGCTCTACAACGTCAAGCATGTCTTTGTACTTCATATTTGCCGCTAATACAAGGTGAACAGCGTCGGGCGTGAAGGAGTTATAGATGTTCTCGAAAAGCTCCATGTTCTTTTTGTCGCGCTGAGACCTTCCGGCGGTGTCAAGAAGAATAATGTCCGCGTTGTCATGTTCGTCAACAACTCCCTGTATTGCGGAAATATCGAATATAATCTCAATGGGAACGCCCAATATTTTTGCGTAAGTCTTGAGCTGTTCAACCGCGGCGATCCTGTAAGTGTCAGCCGTCAGCAATAATACTCTCTTATGCTCCCATAATGCTTTGATGGCGGCAAGTTTCGCGATTGTTGTAGTTTTGCCGACTCCTGTAGGGCCTAAGAGCATTACTTTGCGCCCCCCGGCCGCGTCTCCTCCGTTGTCGCCGGCGCATTCGATTTGAGTCGCCAGCCATTTCGTGAAGGGTAATTTTTTCGTGCGGTCTTTGCGAGTCATGACGGTGTAATCTGCAAGGAGCTTGCGTATATATCTCTCGTCAACATCTGAAGCTCTGAGTCTCCCCTCGACTCCGGCCTCGTCCCCTGAAAGTGTCGGCATTCCCGCCTGAAATGTATTCTGCTGTGGGCGGTTCATGGCCGATGTTGCGGCGTTCTCGACAGCCGTCAATCTCTGAAGCAATATGTCAATCCTATCTGCCAGCATTCCGACTTGATCCTTCAGGATTCTTGCGTCATCGTTCGACATGACTCCAGTGTTCCCCCTCTCCGCAAGCGGTGTCCCCCCTGAGTTAGGGGGGATATGGGTGGTAGGCGCGGGGGGCTGAACGGGTGCGGGCTGTAACGGAGGCTGAACGGGAGCAGGGCGGGTAGTGAGTCCGTAAGCATTCCGCAAACCTTCCGGGGAGATTCTAACGTTGTCGGAGGGCAGGCGGTAACCTTCCTCGCCTAACTCTGTTGACGGCATAACAGCGGGGGCTGGTGTTGCGGGGGACATGCTTCCGCGCTCTTTGAACTCCATCAATTTCTGGAACGCTATGAGATTTTCCCGGCGCGTGTCTTCGTCCATCGTTGACGCTGAAGAGGCCGCGTTTACCGG is part of the Synergistaceae bacterium genome and encodes:
- a CDS encoding DUF342 domain-containing protein, with product MLDKDNFFLEAHEDGIYLSCWKPENFNENDLYAFLKEWGIARYDFKAVRKFIKDKAMCKICGRSESLEKNAKILVTLDKDKMNASVAIEPPFFTKPWPTVDEVKQSLTAHGVKVGVSDEAIQSLLARKLKNEAVIVATGTPPIEGRDAEIELIKDPDKPFDVRDDEKIDFWSRSTIVTVHPGQEIAVKHPLVNGKNGVDVTGNVAKAKAVKNVDFSFGEGLKRDETNPLVLIATAEGQLKNERGRLVVLPELDIHQDIDFAIGSIDFTGAVKITGAVRDGFHVVAQGNITVNGPVEGADIDSQGVIVIQGGVRGMGRGTVRANGDISLSFGDQATIRSGGTILVKNAILHSRLYAQTAVMALGSGKHSQIAGGRIEAGLEVACNVLGSEMGTKTEVVVGLPPEQLERRKIFSTEIKRCDENLERLEPNMILLKKLEAAGKLDDKKRAMMMDLTKMKFQLQAARAGMQKELDALEEQIALVRDKGIVRVKDICYPGAVVTVRGLTYIVHEVCKYTAFIADDENRTIALVPYDYMAGKLGGG
- a CDS encoding FliA/WhiG family RNA polymerase sigma factor, producing MTTAQEKALWQKYTGTGQGRDELIMQYLPLIKYVVGRMAVTPPQGLDYEDIISFGVFGLMDAVEKFDPSKGYVFQTYAIPRIRGAILDELRKCDWFSRTGREKVQKFNRAMEKVLRDKGEMNDSLIMAEMGVSEDEYYEIQDLASRGYITSLDDTTPLDDGDVDTGATLADDRETAEDRLDDESEKQQLAEALAELPERERQMLSLYYYEGLTLKEIGAVMGVSESRVSQIHGKGLAMLRTILRRKLNEM
- a CDS encoding chemotaxis protein CheD yields the protein MAESSIVLGMADLMVVSAPVKLITLGLGSCIGLVVYDSFAKVAGMAHIMLPDSRGLHGSEKVGKFADTAVPAIIEEMLKKGATRPRIKAKIAGGAQMFSLPGASAEFLTVGAKNVSETKKRLARMGIALIASDTGGNKGRTIEFSTSNWMLKVKTLGKGVSEI
- a CDS encoding chemotaxis protein CheC; this translates as MPDIVSFTERQLDAIREVGNIGTGNAATALSGLLSRMIHMDVPKTELVSIYELGEHYGDPLQIVGAVFVRSTGGFQCSLIFIQPEEDAQLMVELLLKQQFGTFIPAGEVPQEMTDSALSEVGNIVLSSFLNAINMLLGTQHQISVPGVAHDMLSSILDVVASIYGQMGETALLVNTELKVEGLEEGHKISGHIILIPDPDSLELLLRKLKVV
- a CDS encoding chemotaxis protein CheA, which codes for MDMSQYLGAFLDETDDNVQKLDDLLLALEKNMTDMDVINEIFRAAHTLKGMAGTMGFTNMMGLTHAMEDRLDAARKGTRPLTEADMNRLFQGLDTLQEMADAIRGGGNDAHIDVSGMVHDLRNEGPAPAPVASAAAPAPADNGGTMVSSQDSEWAKKANAEGSNAYNVHVTLSQSCLLKAARAYMVVNRLEEMGEIFRAEPPTDALEKEEFEFDFNVYVATPAPAEEVKAAIEKIGDVQSAEVTEVKAEASAPAPAPSAPAPAPAQASAPTPAPAPAPSAPAPAPAQASAPTPAKKDTAKKGSQTVRVDIGRLDKLMNLVGELVISRARIERLVQEARLRQFDDTLSQLGRISGDIQELVTKLRMVPVSFTFDRFPRLIRDLCKTLNKNVELVLEGEDTELDRTVIDEIGDPMVHLIRNSMDHGIEHPDERKALGKPEKGTLKIAAYQEGSGVVIEVSDDGAGIDPDKVKQKAIERGVITEDRAAIMSDEEAQQLVLLPGFSMAKQITDLSGRGVGMDAVKTKVEALGGQFDLASKKNEGTHVYIRLPLTLAIVLSLLIKVGKETYAISLENVEETIMVRRDDIKTVHGEPTTLLRGEVLSLNILGDILGSEGVEHDRNEYPVVVVKIGKNKIGFIVSELIGQQEIVIKSLGRFLSKIDGITGGTILGDGNVALILDVASFYSTKG
- a CDS encoding chemotaxis response regulator protein-glutamate methylesterase, coding for MPPNGKIRVLVVDDSALMRQFISDILRTDPRIEVAGTARDGKDAIAQIKALKPDIVTMDVEMPNMDGLKALEEIMKTNPIPVIMVSTMTQEGAETTLKALALGCVDFIGKPSGSISLNIKEIGRDIIDKVIAASTAKVRRAGTFAAPLKPLAPATDFRRMMPPMMGTGRYDIVAIASSTGGPMALSELMPKLPKKFPVPIVITQHMPKEFTGSFAKRLNEASQIEVVEGFEGLTLKPGRAVIAPGGSHLVIKRRQGTAVCSLSDAPPVLSVKPAANIMFLSLADEYAGNVLCVILTGMGRDGTDGAIALKKRGAYVIAESQKTCVVYGMPKAAVDAGIVDEILPLDEIPDAMVRIVKG
- a CDS encoding MinD/ParA family protein, whose amino-acid sequence is MPRYRDDYNLDQAGELRRMVTDNMQKNKPQSSAPRLHTLSILSGKGGVGKSNIAAALSFALADFGKRVVLIDADLGMANLDILCGVRNARYNIAHLIEGSRNLNEILVHFKTSERATSLNGSVSLLPGGYGIKEIADLDEFAMERLFDALSGLEDMTDYLIMDAGAGIHRGVLSFAYASEITLLITTPEPTSIRDAYGVIKSLGAAAWQGSKDTAGGLMLVVNMASSSREAQEVAERIRLASMQFLGNAPMYLGYVLKDDVIERSVKNCRIFYRSAPESSAGICMRNLAGDLLRLCEGVDVKHENFPARRKGMRGFLSRLAKTLFADKK
- the flhF gene encoding flagellar biosynthesis protein FlhF — translated: MRVTNQITFTAKDDAEALRLASERLGRDAVILSTQMIKEGGVLGLFQRSVLKVTAGILEDDTPKPQPKSRPVNAASSASTMDEDTRRENLIAFQKLMEFKERGSMSPATPAPAVMPSTELGEEGYRLPSDNVRISPEGLRNAYGLTTRPAPVQPPLQPAPVQPPAPTTHIPPNSGGTPLAERGNTGVMSNDDARILKDQVGMLADRIDILLQRLTAVENAATSAMNRPQQNTFQAGMPTLSGDEAGVEGRLRASDVDERYIRKLLADYTVMTRKDRTKKLPFTKWLATQIECAGDNGGDAAGGRKVMLLGPTGVGKTTTIAKLAAIKALWEHKRVLLLTADTYRIAAVEQLKTYAKILGVPIEIIFDISAIQGVVDEHDNADIILLDTAGRSQRDKKNMELFENIYNSFTPDAVHLVLAANMKYKDMLDVVEHIPNIPVSHLLFTKLDETVSYGSIFNIHQVMGCPVSFLTVGQNVPKDIETATGSRIADFLMKSEEERKR